In Pseudomonas asiatica, the following are encoded in one genomic region:
- a CDS encoding YkvA family protein, whose product MSAPWNFARFLPLAERLLSRGRLPALLFAVARKGPRIGQLREDVKLLQSLCLAWWRGEYRAISPKALVTIVAGLLYFVSPIDAIPDWLLGVGFLDDIAVLGWVLKTVADELARFKAWRDSQAPERLRVVERLPATPEALRLERNTQ is encoded by the coding sequence ATGAGCGCACCCTGGAATTTTGCCCGTTTCCTGCCGTTGGCCGAGCGCCTGCTCAGCCGCGGCCGGTTGCCCGCCTTGCTGTTCGCGGTAGCTCGCAAAGGTCCGCGCATCGGCCAGCTGCGTGAAGACGTGAAGCTGCTGCAGTCGCTGTGCCTGGCCTGGTGGCGCGGCGAGTACCGTGCCATCAGCCCCAAGGCGCTGGTCACCATCGTCGCCGGGCTGCTGTATTTCGTCAGCCCCATCGACGCCATCCCCGACTGGCTGCTGGGCGTGGGTTTCCTTGATGACATCGCGGTGCTGGGCTGGGTACTGAAGACCGTGGCTGACGAACTGGCGCGCTTCAAGGCCTGGCGCGACAGCCAGGCGCCCGAACGGCTGCGCGTGGTCGAGCGGCTGCCGGCCACCCCCGAAGCGCTGCGGTTGGAACGCAACACGCAGTGA
- a CDS encoding helix-turn-helix domain-containing protein, giving the protein MGIQVISRDGQPEYAVVPWEQYQALLKAAGQAPAEVVASEAQGDVASAPLPAFSEVAQIRQAKGIAPEQLARNVGVSPAYLAMIESGERQPDAAIRRALAWHLGVAGWSEPS; this is encoded by the coding sequence ATGGGTATTCAGGTCATCAGCCGGGACGGTCAACCCGAGTACGCCGTCGTTCCCTGGGAACAGTACCAGGCACTGCTCAAGGCCGCTGGGCAGGCACCAGCCGAGGTAGTTGCCAGTGAAGCGCAGGGCGATGTAGCCAGTGCGCCATTGCCGGCCTTCAGCGAAGTGGCACAGATTCGCCAGGCAAAGGGCATTGCCCCTGAGCAGTTGGCGCGCAATGTCGGGGTAAGCCCGGCATACCTGGCCATGATCGAATCAGGTGAACGCCAGCCGGATGCTGCTATCCGCCGTGCTCTGGCCTGGCATCTGGGGGTGGCTGGCTGGAGCGAACCATCATGA
- a CDS encoding EAL domain-containing protein, which yields MTVAEQLSALSAILAQRSIHSLFQPIMCLSEQRVFGHEALSRGPSNSPLHAPLNLFTIARQAGRLTELEAACRESACRRFSEQQLQGKLFLNISPESLLEPHYPSGQTLKLLGQVGLPPSRVVIELTEHTPTDDFQLLSNALHHYRDMGFSIAIDDLGAGYSSLRLWSELRPEYVKIDRHFIDGIHRDPLKREFVGSILQIARASKAQVIAEGIEMAEELAVLVEMGVDLVQGYLLGRPQELGVRESRPLPALMNVPQAEQPTVRLNATIGQLLELFGRHRHLEVLEVVDADGRACGLIHRDALPVPALSPASRLPQAHHTS from the coding sequence ATGACCGTCGCCGAACAGCTCAGTGCCTTGAGTGCCATCCTGGCTCAACGCAGCATCCACAGTCTGTTCCAGCCGATCATGTGCCTGAGCGAGCAACGGGTTTTCGGCCATGAGGCGTTGAGCCGCGGGCCGTCCAACAGCCCGCTGCACGCACCGCTGAACCTGTTTACCATCGCCCGCCAGGCTGGCCGCCTGACCGAACTGGAGGCTGCCTGCCGGGAAAGCGCCTGCCGGCGTTTCAGCGAACAGCAGTTGCAGGGCAAACTGTTTCTCAACATCTCGCCAGAATCGCTGCTCGAGCCGCACTACCCGTCCGGGCAGACCCTGAAACTGCTCGGACAGGTCGGCCTGCCGCCTAGCCGGGTGGTAATCGAGCTGACCGAACACACCCCGACCGACGACTTCCAGCTGCTGTCCAACGCCCTGCACCACTACCGGGACATGGGCTTCTCGATTGCCATCGACGATCTGGGAGCGGGTTATTCGAGCCTGCGCCTGTGGTCGGAGCTGCGCCCCGAATATGTGAAAATCGATCGCCACTTCATCGACGGCATCCACCGCGACCCGCTCAAGCGTGAATTTGTCGGTTCGATATTGCAGATTGCCCGAGCGTCGAAGGCGCAGGTAATTGCCGAAGGCATCGAGATGGCGGAGGAGCTGGCGGTGCTGGTGGAGATGGGGGTGGACCTGGTGCAGGGCTATCTGCTGGGGCGGCCGCAGGAGCTGGGGGTGCGCGAAAGCCGGCCGCTACCGGCGCTGATGAACGTTCCGCAGGCCGAACAGCCGACGGTGCGGCTCAATGCCACGATTGGGCAGTTGCTGGAGTTGTTTGGCCGACACCGGCACCTGGAGGTATTGGAGGTGGTGGATGCCGATGGCAGGGCTTGCGGATTGATTCACAGGGATGCACTGCCTGTTCCGGCCCTATCGCCGGCAAGCCGGCTCCCACAGGCTCACCACACATCTTGA
- a CDS encoding carboxy terminal-processing peptidase: MKHFLPSTALALMIGLGSLTLGGNAAAANKWDSLQPDRDEIVASLNVVELLKRHHYSKPPLDDARSVIIYDSYIKLLDPARSYFTAADIAEFDKWKTQFDDFLKSGNLDPGFTIYKRYLDRVKQRLDFALAELNKGVDKIDFNAKETLLIDRKDAPWMKDQAELDDLWRKRVKDEVLRQKIAGKEPKQIQETLTKRYKNQLSRLDQTRAEDIFQAYINTFAQSYDPHTNYLSPDNAENFDINMSLSLEGIGAVLQSDNDQVKIVRLVPAGPAAKTKQVAPADKIIGVAQGNKEMVDVVGWRLDEVVKLIRGPKGSVVRLEIIPASNAPSDQTSKIVSITREAVKLEEQAAKKSVLKLKQDGRDYKLGIIEIPAFYLDFKAYRAGDPEYKSTTRDVKKLLTELQKEKVDGVVIDLRNNGGGSLQEATELTSLFIEKGPTVLVRNSDGRVDVLEDENPGAFYKGPLALLVNRLSASASEIFAGAMQDYHRALIIGGQTFGKGTVQTIQPLNHGELKLTLAKFYRVSGQSTQHQGVLPDIDYPSIIDTKEIGESALPEAMPWDTIRPVVKPAADPFKPFLAQLKAQHEARSDKDAEFTYIRDRLALTQKLMNEKTVSLNEQDRRARHDAIEAKQLALENIRRKAKGEEPLKELKKEDEDALPTEDENTKPEDDAYLSETGRILIDYLSASTKVAKK, from the coding sequence ATGAAGCATTTCCTCCCAAGCACCGCCCTGGCGCTGATGATCGGCCTGGGCAGCCTCACGCTCGGCGGCAATGCGGCGGCCGCCAACAAATGGGACAGCCTGCAGCCGGACCGCGACGAGATCGTCGCCAGCCTCAACGTGGTGGAATTGCTCAAGCGCCACCACTACAGCAAGCCGCCGCTGGACGACGCCCGTTCGGTCATCATCTATGACAGCTACATCAAGCTGCTGGACCCGGCGCGCAGCTACTTCACCGCTGCCGACATCGCCGAATTCGACAAATGGAAAACGCAATTCGACGATTTCCTCAAGAGCGGCAATCTGGACCCGGGCTTCACCATCTACAAACGCTATCTGGACCGCGTCAAGCAACGTCTGGACTTCGCCCTGGCCGAGCTGAACAAGGGCGTGGACAAGATCGACTTCAACGCCAAGGAAACCTTGCTGATCGACCGCAAGGACGCCCCGTGGATGAAGGACCAGGCCGAGCTCGACGATTTGTGGCGCAAACGCGTCAAGGACGAAGTGCTACGCCAGAAGATCGCCGGCAAGGAACCCAAGCAGATCCAGGAAACCCTGACCAAGCGCTACAAGAACCAACTGTCGCGCCTGGACCAGACCCGTGCCGAGGACATCTTCCAGGCCTACATCAATACTTTCGCCCAGTCCTACGACCCGCACACCAACTACCTGTCGCCGGACAACGCAGAAAACTTCGACATCAACATGAGCCTGTCGCTGGAAGGCATCGGCGCAGTGCTGCAAAGCGACAACGACCAGGTCAAGATCGTGCGCCTGGTGCCGGCAGGCCCGGCGGCCAAGACCAAGCAGGTGGCACCGGCCGACAAGATCATCGGTGTGGCCCAAGGCAACAAGGAGATGGTCGACGTGGTCGGCTGGCGCCTGGACGAAGTGGTCAAGCTGATCCGCGGCCCGAAAGGCTCGGTGGTGCGCCTGGAGATCATCCCCGCCAGTAACGCGCCTAGCGACCAGACCAGCAAGATCGTGTCGATCACCCGCGAGGCGGTAAAGCTCGAGGAGCAGGCAGCGAAGAAGTCGGTGCTCAAGCTCAAGCAGGACGGGCGTGACTACAAGCTGGGCATCATCGAGATCCCGGCCTTCTACCTCGACTTCAAGGCCTATCGCGCCGGTGACCCGGAGTACAAGAGCACCACGCGTGACGTGAAGAAGCTGCTGACCGAGCTGCAGAAAGAAAAAGTCGACGGCGTGGTCATCGACCTGCGCAACAACGGCGGCGGCTCGCTGCAGGAAGCCACCGAGCTGACCAGCCTGTTCATCGAGAAAGGCCCGACCGTGCTGGTGCGCAACAGCGACGGCCGTGTCGACGTGCTGGAAGACGAAAACCCCGGCGCCTTCTACAAGGGCCCATTGGCACTACTGGTCAACCGCCTGTCGGCCTCGGCTTCGGAGATCTTCGCCGGTGCCATGCAGGACTACCACCGTGCGCTGATCATCGGCGGCCAGACCTTCGGCAAAGGCACCGTGCAGACCATCCAGCCACTCAACCATGGCGAGCTGAAGCTTACCCTGGCCAAGTTCTACCGGGTTTCCGGGCAGAGCACCCAGCATCAGGGCGTGCTGCCGGACATCGACTACCCGTCGATCATCGATACCAAAGAGATCGGCGAGAGCGCCCTGCCCGAGGCCATGCCGTGGGACACCATTCGCCCGGTGGTCAAGCCGGCGGCCGACCCGTTCAAGCCGTTCCTGGCCCAACTCAAGGCACAGCATGAAGCGCGCAGCGACAAGGATGCAGAGTTCACCTACATCCGCGACCGCCTGGCCCTGACCCAGAAGCTGATGAACGAAAAGACCGTCAGCCTCAACGAGCAGGACCGTCGTGCACGCCACGATGCAATCGAGGCCAAGCAGCTGGCACTGGAGAACATCCGCCGCAAGGCCAAGGGTGAAGAGCCGCTGAAGGAGCTGAAGAAAGAGGACGAGGACGCGCTGCCGACCGAGGATGAAAACACCAAGCCGGAAGACGATGCCTACCTGTCGGAAACCGGCCGCATCCTTATCGACTACCTGAGTGCAAGCACCAAGGTGGCCAAGAAGTAA
- a CDS encoding NAD(P)H-quinone oxidoreductase translates to MKALQGVDGHVAWVEAERPACDAGQVRIRVAAAGLNRADLLQMKGLYPPPPGASPYMGLECAGVIEEVGAGADWRVGDRVCALLASGAMAEEVVVDARHVLPVPEGLSLHEAAALPEVYATAWLNIFQLGGVKAGEKVLVHAGASGVGSAAIQLCKAFGSPVWVSVGSQDRLAYCEALGAAGGVVRNENLEALEGFGPFDVILDPVGASYGELNLKLLARDGRWVIIGLMGGRKFELDLAQVLGKRLEITGSTLRNRDDGFKAELLRELQQQVWPLFAEGRLSPQLVDTYPVEFAQAAYAELETNQVSGKLVMVIDPGLA, encoded by the coding sequence GTGAAGGCATTGCAAGGCGTTGACGGACATGTGGCTTGGGTCGAGGCCGAGCGCCCGGCCTGCGACGCGGGTCAAGTGCGCATTCGCGTGGCTGCTGCGGGGCTGAACCGCGCCGATCTGCTGCAGATGAAAGGTTTGTACCCACCACCGCCAGGCGCCAGCCCGTACATGGGCCTGGAGTGCGCCGGGGTGATCGAGGAAGTGGGGGCCGGTGCCGACTGGCGGGTGGGTGACCGGGTGTGTGCGCTGCTGGCCAGCGGCGCCATGGCCGAGGAAGTGGTGGTGGATGCCCGCCACGTGCTACCGGTGCCCGAAGGCCTGAGCCTGCACGAAGCGGCGGCGTTGCCGGAGGTATATGCCACTGCTTGGCTGAACATCTTCCAGCTGGGTGGCGTGAAAGCTGGCGAGAAGGTGCTGGTGCACGCTGGCGCCAGTGGCGTTGGCTCGGCCGCCATCCAGCTGTGCAAGGCGTTCGGCAGCCCGGTATGGGTCAGCGTCGGTTCCCAGGACCGCCTGGCCTACTGCGAGGCGCTGGGCGCCGCCGGTGGTGTGGTACGTAACGAAAACCTGGAAGCACTGGAAGGTTTCGGCCCGTTCGACGTGATTCTCGACCCGGTGGGCGCCAGCTACGGCGAGCTCAACCTCAAGTTGCTGGCGCGTGACGGGCGCTGGGTGATCATCGGCCTGATGGGCGGGCGCAAGTTCGAGCTGGACCTGGCACAGGTACTGGGCAAGCGCCTGGAGATTACCGGTTCCACGCTGCGTAACCGCGATGACGGCTTCAAGGCCGAACTGCTGCGCGAGTTGCAGCAGCAGGTGTGGCCGCTGTTTGCCGAAGGGCGCCTGTCGCCGCAGTTGGTGGACACCTACCCGGTGGAGTTTGCCCAGGCGGCGTATGCCGAGCTTGAGACCAACCAGGTGTCGGGCAAGCTGGTGATGGTGATTGACCCAGGCCTGGCTTGA
- a CDS encoding HAD family hydrolase codes for MALAIFDLDETLIHGDCASLWSEQMARLGWVDGKAFLRRDHELMEAYGKGHLRMEDYMAFSLEPIAGRTLEEVEHLVAPWVEEVIEPIIYGDACRCIAEHRKRGDRILIISASGTHLVGPIAARLGVDEYLAIELEAVNGVYTGKTHGVLTYREGKITRLLEWLDQEQENLEGATFYSDSRNDLPLLLKVDHPHVVNPDAVLREHAEINGWPILSWT; via the coding sequence ATGGCACTGGCAATTTTCGATCTGGACGAAACCCTGATCCACGGCGACTGCGCCTCACTGTGGAGCGAGCAGATGGCCCGGCTGGGCTGGGTCGACGGCAAAGCCTTCCTGCGCCGCGACCATGAGTTGATGGAAGCCTATGGCAAGGGCCACCTGCGGATGGAGGACTACATGGCCTTCAGCCTGGAGCCGATTGCCGGGCGCACCCTGGAAGAGGTCGAGCACCTTGTAGCACCGTGGGTCGAAGAGGTGATCGAGCCAATCATCTACGGCGACGCCTGCCGCTGCATTGCCGAGCACCGCAAGCGCGGGGATCGCATCCTGATCATTTCGGCGTCGGGTACGCACCTGGTCGGGCCGATTGCGGCGCGGCTGGGGGTGGACGAATACCTGGCGATCGAACTGGAGGCGGTGAACGGGGTTTATACCGGCAAGACCCACGGGGTGCTGACCTATCGCGAAGGGAAGATCACGCGGTTGCTGGAATGGCTGGACCAGGAGCAGGAGAACCTGGAAGGGGCGACTTTCTATTCCGACTCGCGCAACGATTTGCCGCTGTTGCTGAAGGTGGATCATCCGCATGTGGTGAACCCGGATGCGGTGTTGCGGGAGCATGCCGAGATCAATGGCTGGCCGATTCTGAGCTGGACTTGA
- a CDS encoding ABC transporter ATP-binding protein — translation MSFVSVQKLQKSYAGSPVFENIDCHIERGEFVTLLGPSGCGKSTLLRCIAGLTPVDSGQILLDGHDIVPLSPQKRGIGMVFQSYALFPNMTVEQNVAFGLRMQKVKADESQARVREALELVELGNFAGRYPHQLSGGQCQRVALARSLVTRPRLLLLDEPLSALDARIRKHLREQIRAIQRELGLTTIFVTHDQEEALTMSDRIFLMNQGRIVQSGDAETLYTAPVDLFAAGFIGNYNLLDADSASRLLQRPVTSRLAIRPESITLGNNGELDAEVRSHSLLGNVIRYRVRVREVELVVDVLNRSPSDLHADGQRVSLSIDPTALREVA, via the coding sequence ATGAGCTTCGTCAGCGTACAGAAACTGCAAAAAAGCTACGCCGGCAGCCCGGTGTTCGAGAACATCGACTGCCATATCGAACGCGGTGAGTTCGTCACCCTGCTTGGCCCGTCCGGTTGCGGCAAGTCCACGCTGCTGCGCTGCATCGCCGGGCTGACCCCGGTGGACAGCGGGCAGATCCTGCTCGACGGCCATGACATCGTACCGCTGAGCCCGCAAAAGCGTGGCATCGGCATGGTGTTTCAAAGCTATGCGCTATTCCCCAACATGACCGTGGAGCAGAACGTCGCCTTCGGCCTGCGCATGCAGAAGGTCAAGGCCGACGAAAGCCAGGCCCGGGTGCGCGAGGCGCTGGAACTGGTGGAACTGGGCAACTTCGCCGGGCGCTACCCGCACCAGTTGTCCGGCGGCCAGTGCCAGCGCGTTGCCCTGGCCCGCTCGCTGGTCACCCGCCCGCGCCTGCTGCTGCTCGACGAACCGTTGTCAGCGCTGGATGCGCGCATCCGCAAGCACCTGCGCGAGCAGATCCGCGCCATCCAGCGCGAGCTGGGGCTGACCACCATCTTCGTCACCCACGACCAGGAAGAGGCGCTGACCATGTCCGACCGCATCTTCCTGATGAACCAGGGGCGCATCGTCCAGAGCGGCGATGCCGAAACCCTGTACACCGCGCCGGTGGACCTGTTTGCCGCCGGCTTCATCGGCAACTACAACCTGCTCGACGCCGACAGCGCCAGCCGCCTGCTGCAGCGCCCGGTGACCAGCCGCCTGGCGATTCGCCCCGAGTCGATCACCCTGGGCAACAACGGTGAACTGGACGCCGAAGTGCGCAGCCACAGCCTGCTGGGCAACGTGATCCGCTACCGGGTGCGGGTGCGCGAGGTGGAACTGGTGGTCGACGTACTCAACCGCTCACCGTCCGACCTGCACGCGGACGGGCAACGGGTAAGCTTGTCGATCGACCCCACGGCGCTACGGGAAGTGGCCTAA